A region of Rhizorhabdus wittichii RW1 DNA encodes the following proteins:
- a CDS encoding DoxX family protein (PFAM: DoxX family protein): MNSLDQNRPLMLSVLRIMSGLLFLAHGTQKYLSFPGGERAGSGWALDNPAAFAGIVEFGAGLLIALGLFTRPAAFLASGTMAVAYFIGHMPKNFWPVNNMGDAAILYCFIFLYLVFAGPGPLSLDALRAQKRG, from the coding sequence ATGAACAGCCTCGATCAGAACCGCCCGCTGATGCTGAGCGTGTTGCGCATCATGTCGGGATTATTGTTCCTGGCCCATGGGACGCAGAAATACCTCTCCTTCCCGGGCGGCGAACGCGCCGGGTCGGGCTGGGCGCTCGACAATCCCGCCGCTTTTGCCGGGATCGTCGAGTTCGGCGCCGGCCTGCTCATCGCGCTGGGGCTGTTCACGCGGCCGGCGGCGTTCCTCGCCTCGGGCACCATGGCGGTGGCCTATTTCATCGGCCACATGCCGAAGAACTTCTGGCCGGTGAACAATATGGGCGACGCGGCGATCCTCTACTGCTTCATCTTCCTCTACCTGGTCTTCGCCGGCCCGGGGCCGCTCAGCCTGGACGCCCTGCGCGCGCAGAAGCGCGGCTGA
- a CDS encoding drug resistance transporter, Bcr/CflA subfamily (TIGRFAM: drug resistance transporter, Bcr/CflA subfamily~PFAM: major facilitator superfamily MFS_1) has protein sequence MNAPEPIQSENASHGLPFGEFVALMASLMAVNALGIDIMLPALGRIGSELGVSVENHQQLVIAVYIGAFGFGQLVHGPLADRFGRRPLLLGTMGIYALMSFIAAHAGSFELLLVARALQGFVAASTRVLSISIVRDCYAGRRMARVTSLCFMVFLAVPILAPTLGQLVLIVAPWHWIFYLLGAFSLFVALWAWLRLPETLAPDRRRSIALASILDATRTTLRDRLSLGYALASAVVYGGLVGFLNSSQQIFAHSFHAPELFAPGFAAIAVMMAIAALLNSRIVERLGTRLVSHSALIAMILLSLVRLGVVLSGRETVLIFALFQGTTMFLFGLTGSNFSAMAMERVGHIAGTASSIQGFMQSLIGTLIGIAIGQTFSGTTLPLTLGFLIGSSAALLIVLVAERGRLFRAHNCRPTTQA, from the coding sequence ATGAACGCCCCCGAACCCATCCAGTCCGAAAACGCGTCGCACGGCTTGCCGTTCGGCGAGTTCGTCGCGCTGATGGCGTCGCTGATGGCGGTCAATGCCCTCGGCATCGACATCATGCTGCCCGCGCTCGGCCGGATCGGCAGCGAGCTGGGCGTGTCGGTGGAGAACCACCAGCAGCTCGTCATCGCGGTCTATATCGGCGCGTTCGGCTTCGGGCAGCTCGTCCACGGCCCCCTCGCCGACCGCTTCGGCCGCCGCCCGCTCCTGCTCGGCACGATGGGCATCTATGCGCTGATGAGCTTCATCGCCGCCCATGCCGGCAGCTTCGAGCTGCTGCTGGTGGCCCGCGCGCTGCAAGGCTTCGTCGCGGCATCGACCCGCGTGCTGTCGATCTCGATCGTGCGCGACTGCTATGCCGGCCGCCGCATGGCGCGGGTGACGTCGCTCTGCTTCATGGTGTTCCTGGCGGTGCCGATCCTCGCCCCGACACTGGGCCAGCTCGTCCTGATCGTCGCCCCGTGGCACTGGATCTTCTACCTGCTCGGCGCCTTCAGCCTGTTCGTCGCGCTATGGGCATGGCTGCGGCTGCCCGAGACGCTGGCCCCCGATCGCCGCCGCTCGATCGCGCTCGCCTCGATCCTCGACGCGACGCGGACGACGCTGCGCGACCGCCTCTCGCTGGGCTATGCCCTCGCCTCGGCGGTCGTCTATGGCGGGCTGGTCGGCTTCCTCAACAGTTCGCAGCAGATCTTCGCCCACAGCTTCCACGCGCCCGAGCTGTTCGCGCCCGGCTTCGCCGCGATCGCGGTGATGATGGCGATCGCGGCGCTGCTCAATTCGCGGATCGTCGAGCGGCTGGGCACCCGCCTCGTCTCGCACAGCGCGCTGATCGCGATGATCCTGCTGTCGCTCGTCCGGCTCGGCGTCGTCCTGTCCGGCCGGGAGACGGTGCTGATCTTCGCGCTGTTCCAGGGGACGACGATGTTCCTGTTCGGCCTGACCGGATCGAATTTCAGCGCGATGGCGATGGAACGCGTCGGGCATATCGCCGGCACCGCCTCGTCGATCCAGGGCTTCATGCAGAGCCTGATCGGAACGCTGATCGGCATCGCCATCGGCCAGACGTTCAGCGGCACCACCCTGCCCCTGACGCTGGGCTTCCTGATCGGGTCGTCGGCGGCGCTGCTGATCGTCCTCGTCGCCGAGCGCGGGCGCCTGTTCCGGGCGCATAATTGCCGCCCGACGACCCAGGCCTGA
- a CDS encoding L-glutamine synthetase (TIGRFAM: glutamine synthetase, type I~PFAM: glutamine synthetase, catalytic region; glutamine synthetase, beta-Grasp) — translation MANKPADVLKLIEDKEIEWVDLRFTDPKGKWQHLTMVASVVGEDELTDGFMFDGSSIEGWKAINESDMILKPDLDAVWIDPFSATPMLILVCDIVEPSTGELYGRDPRSTAKRAEAYVKSIGIGDTVYVGPEAEFFMFDDVQFETSYNTSYYRLDDIELPTNSGKALEGGNLGHRPRAKGGYFPVAPVDSAVDIRAEMVSTMLEMGLPCDKHHHEVAAAQHELGLTFGTLVTTADRMQIYKYVCWQVAQAYGKTVTFMPKPIKEDNGSGMHTHMSIWDKGQPLFAGNGYAGLSDTCLYFIGGVIKHAKALNAFTNPTTNSYKRLVPGYEAPVLLAYSARNRSASCRIPYGTGAKAKRVEFRFPDAMANPYLCYAALLMAGLDGIENKIHPGEAMDKNLYDLPPEELAEVPTVCGSLREALNSLQADHGFLTKGGVFTEDQIEAYLELKWPEVARWEMTPSPVEFDMYFSN, via the coding sequence ATGGCGAACAAGCCCGCTGACGTTCTTAAACTGATCGAGGACAAGGAGATCGAGTGGGTCGATCTTCGCTTCACCGACCCCAAGGGCAAGTGGCAGCACCTGACCATGGTCGCCAGCGTCGTCGGCGAGGACGAGCTGACCGACGGCTTCATGTTCGACGGTTCGTCGATCGAGGGCTGGAAGGCGATCAACGAGTCCGACATGATCCTGAAGCCCGACCTGGACGCGGTCTGGATCGATCCCTTCTCGGCGACCCCGATGCTGATCCTCGTCTGCGACATCGTCGAGCCCTCGACCGGCGAGCTGTACGGCCGCGACCCGCGCTCGACCGCGAAGCGCGCCGAGGCCTATGTGAAGTCGATCGGCATCGGCGACACCGTCTATGTCGGGCCGGAAGCCGAGTTCTTCATGTTCGACGACGTCCAGTTCGAGACGAGCTACAACACCAGCTATTATCGCCTCGACGACATCGAGCTGCCGACCAACAGCGGCAAGGCGCTCGAAGGCGGCAATCTGGGCCACCGCCCGCGCGCCAAGGGCGGCTATTTCCCGGTCGCCCCGGTCGACAGCGCGGTCGACATCCGCGCCGAGATGGTCTCGACCATGCTCGAAATGGGCCTGCCCTGCGACAAGCACCACCATGAGGTCGCCGCGGCGCAGCACGAGCTCGGCCTGACCTTCGGCACGCTCGTCACCACCGCCGACCGCATGCAGATCTACAAATATGTCTGCTGGCAGGTCGCGCAGGCCTACGGCAAGACCGTGACCTTCATGCCGAAGCCGATCAAGGAAGACAACGGCTCGGGCATGCACACCCATATGTCGATCTGGGACAAGGGCCAGCCCCTGTTCGCGGGCAACGGCTATGCCGGCCTGTCGGACACCTGCCTCTATTTCATCGGCGGCGTGATCAAGCATGCCAAGGCGCTCAACGCCTTCACCAACCCGACCACCAACAGCTACAAGCGGCTGGTGCCGGGCTATGAGGCCCCGGTGCTGCTCGCCTATTCGGCGCGCAACCGTTCGGCCTCGTGCCGCATCCCCTATGGCACCGGCGCCAAGGCGAAGCGCGTCGAGTTCCGCTTCCCCGACGCGATGGCCAATCCCTATCTCTGCTACGCGGCGCTGCTGATGGCGGGCCTCGACGGCATCGAGAACAAGATCCATCCGGGCGAGGCGATGGACAAGAACCTCTATGATCTTCCGCCGGAAGAGCTGGCCGAGGTTCCGACCGTGTGCGGTTCGCTCCGCGAGGCGCTCAACTCGCTCCAGGCCGACCATGGCTTCCTCACCAAGGGCGGCGTCTTCACCGAGGACCAGATCGAGGCCTATCTCGAGCTCAAGTGGCCGGAAGTCGCCCGTTGGGAAATGACCCCGAGCCCGGTCGAGTTCGACATGTACTTCTCGAACTGA
- a CDS encoding nitrogen regulatory protein P-II (PFAM: nitrogen regulatory protein P-II) → MKKIEAIIKPFKLDEVKEALHEVGVSGITVTEAKGFGRQKGHTELYRGAEYVVDFLPKVKLEVVVDDSLADRVVEAIASAAQTGRIGDGKIFILPVEGAVRIRTGERDADAI, encoded by the coding sequence GTGAAGAAAATCGAAGCTATCATCAAGCCGTTCAAGCTGGATGAGGTCAAGGAAGCCCTCCACGAGGTGGGCGTCTCCGGCATCACCGTGACCGAGGCGAAGGGCTTCGGCCGCCAGAAGGGGCATACCGAGCTCTATCGCGGCGCGGAATATGTGGTCGATTTCCTGCCGAAGGTGAAGCTGGAGGTCGTCGTCGACGACAGCCTGGCCGACCGCGTGGTCGAAGCGATCGCTTCCGCAGCGCAGACGGGTCGCATCGGCGACGGCAAGATCTTCATCCTGCCGGTCGAAGGCGCGGTCCGCATCCGGACGGGAGAGAGGGACGCCGACGCGATCTGA
- a CDS encoding methionine aminopeptidase, type I (TIGRFAM: methionine aminopeptidase, type I~PFAM: peptidase M24), with protein sequence MTGMTTYITADDAAASHPRTGAIKLHGPSGFAGMRAAGRLAAEILDALAPHVVPGVEMQELDRIVYDMTVAAGAVPATMNYRGYTHSCCISINHVVCHGIPSERTLKDGDIVNIDVTPLLDGWHGDSSRMYLVGDVGIKAKRLVDVTYECLMLGIEQAKPGNHLGDIGHAIQRHAEKHRYGVVRDFCGHGLGRVFHDAPEVVHVGRPGAGPELRPGMFFTIEPMINIGRPDVKLLDDGWTAVTRDRSLSAQFEHSIGITEDGCEIFTASPKGLHQPPYI encoded by the coding sequence ATGACGGGGATGACCACCTACATCACCGCCGACGACGCCGCCGCCTCCCATCCGCGCACGGGGGCGATCAAGCTCCACGGGCCGTCCGGGTTCGCCGGGATGCGCGCCGCCGGCCGGCTGGCCGCCGAGATCCTCGACGCGCTCGCCCCCCATGTCGTGCCCGGGGTCGAGATGCAGGAGCTCGACCGGATCGTCTACGACATGACGGTGGCGGCGGGCGCGGTGCCCGCGACGATGAACTATCGCGGCTATACCCATAGCTGCTGCATCAGCATCAACCATGTCGTCTGCCACGGCATCCCGAGCGAACGGACGCTGAAGGACGGCGACATCGTCAACATCGACGTCACCCCGCTGCTCGACGGCTGGCACGGCGACAGCAGCCGGATGTACCTGGTCGGCGACGTCGGCATCAAGGCGAAGCGGCTGGTCGACGTCACCTATGAATGCCTGATGCTGGGGATCGAGCAGGCGAAGCCCGGCAACCATCTCGGCGACATCGGCCACGCGATCCAGCGCCATGCCGAGAAGCATCGCTACGGCGTGGTCCGCGACTTCTGCGGCCATGGCCTCGGCCGGGTGTTCCACGACGCGCCCGAGGTCGTCCATGTCGGCCGCCCCGGCGCCGGGCCCGAGCTGCGCCCCGGCATGTTCTTCACGATCGAGCCGATGATCAACATCGGCCGGCCCGACGTGAAGCTGCTCGACGACGGCTGGACCGCGGTGACGCGCGACCGGTCGCTCTCCGCCCAGTTCGAACATTCGATCGGCATCACCGAGGACGGCTGCGAGATCTTCACCGCCAGCCCCAAGGGACTGCACCAGCCGCCCTATATCTGA
- a CDS encoding molybdopterin binding domain (PFAM: molybdopterin binding domain), whose product MIGPETEERIWTAALLVIGDEILSGRTQDRNVGQVATWLNLQGIRLAEVRVVADDMDAIGEAVHQLKARNDYLFTTGGIGPTHDDITVDAIARALGVSVVVHPKARAALEGYYATRGGLTDARLRMARVPDGAELIENAMSGAPGIRLGNIFILAGVPHIAGLMLEALSDQLEGGLPVLSRTIGCWVPESEIADLLRETERAHAGAQIGSYPFFREGRVGANFVVRSTDPLTVDRCIAAIGEGLVLLGYAPVADGI is encoded by the coding sequence ATGATCGGCCCGGAAACAGAAGAGCGAATCTGGACGGCGGCCCTGCTCGTCATCGGCGACGAGATATTGTCGGGGCGGACCCAGGACAGGAACGTCGGGCAGGTCGCGACCTGGCTCAACCTGCAGGGGATCAGGCTGGCCGAGGTCCGCGTCGTCGCCGACGACATGGACGCGATCGGCGAGGCCGTGCATCAGCTCAAGGCGCGCAACGACTATCTGTTCACCACCGGCGGCATCGGCCCGACCCATGACGACATCACCGTCGACGCGATCGCGCGGGCGCTGGGCGTGTCGGTGGTCGTCCATCCCAAGGCCCGCGCCGCGCTGGAAGGCTATTATGCGACGCGCGGCGGGCTGACCGACGCACGGCTGCGCATGGCGCGCGTGCCCGACGGGGCCGAGCTGATCGAGAACGCCATGTCGGGCGCGCCCGGCATCCGCCTCGGCAACATCTTCATCCTCGCGGGGGTGCCGCATATCGCCGGGCTGATGCTGGAGGCGCTCTCCGACCAGCTCGAAGGCGGCCTGCCGGTGCTGTCGCGGACGATCGGCTGCTGGGTCCCGGAAAGCGAGATCGCCGACCTGCTGCGCGAGACCGAGCGCGCCCATGCGGGGGCGCAGATCGGCAGCTATCCCTTCTTCCGCGAGGGCCGGGTCGGCGCCAATTTCGTCGTTCGCTCGACCGACCCGCTGACCGTCGACCGCTGCATCGCGGCGATCGGCGAGGGCCTCGTCCTGCTCGGCTACGCCCCGGTCGCCGACGGCATCTGA
- a CDS encoding major facilitator superfamily MFS_1 (PFAM: major facilitator superfamily MFS_1) produces MSVSERGKSNATVFIVATILIDAIGFGIVIPVLPRLVMEVGQLDLPAAIRVGGWLSVVYALMQFLCGPLAGNLGDRFGRRPVLLLSLAGLAVDYVLMGFAHTLALLFLGRLIAGVFGASFSPATAALADITAPEDRAKRFGLVGAAFGIGFILGPALGGILGEFGHRMPFYAAAICSALNFTFGFFFFPETLPPEKRRPFSFARANPVGALLQARKMRGVLGLSGILLLWNIASMVYPATWSFFAIAQYGWSNGMIGLSLALAGISMAVVQATVLGRVIKRFRERRTAMIGVAVAAFGYLGYALVPYAWFGMIVIVITALQALVQPSITALMSQRAPADAQGEMQGFIGSLNAVGAIAAPLLLNPALAWFTGPDAPVHFPGAAFVIASAFAFAALLSLAMTRRIRDDAAVDQMPSATGA; encoded by the coding sequence ATGTCGGTTTCAGAGCGTGGCAAGAGCAACGCCACCGTCTTCATCGTCGCCACCATCCTGATCGACGCGATCGGCTTCGGCATCGTCATCCCGGTGCTGCCGCGCCTCGTCATGGAGGTCGGCCAGCTCGACCTGCCCGCGGCGATCCGCGTGGGCGGCTGGCTGTCGGTCGTCTATGCGCTGATGCAGTTCCTGTGCGGGCCGCTCGCCGGCAATCTCGGCGATCGCTTCGGCCGGCGGCCGGTGCTGCTGCTGTCGCTCGCCGGCCTCGCCGTCGACTATGTGCTGATGGGGTTCGCCCATACGCTCGCTTTGCTGTTCCTCGGGCGGCTGATCGCGGGCGTGTTCGGGGCGTCGTTCAGCCCGGCGACCGCCGCGCTGGCCGACATCACCGCGCCCGAGGACCGCGCCAAGCGCTTCGGGCTGGTCGGCGCCGCCTTCGGCATCGGCTTCATCCTCGGCCCGGCGCTCGGCGGCATCCTCGGCGAGTTCGGGCACCGCATGCCCTTCTACGCCGCCGCGATCTGCTCGGCGCTCAACTTCACCTTCGGCTTCTTCTTCTTTCCCGAGACGCTGCCGCCGGAGAAGCGCCGGCCCTTCAGCTTCGCCCGCGCCAACCCGGTCGGCGCGCTGCTGCAGGCGCGCAAGATGCGCGGCGTGCTGGGACTGTCGGGCATCCTGCTGCTGTGGAACATCGCCTCGATGGTCTATCCGGCGACCTGGTCCTTCTTCGCGATCGCCCAATATGGCTGGTCGAACGGGATGATCGGCCTGTCGCTGGCGCTCGCCGGCATCTCCATGGCGGTGGTCCAGGCCACCGTTCTCGGCCGGGTGATCAAGCGCTTCCGCGAGCGGCGCACCGCGATGATCGGGGTCGCCGTCGCCGCCTTCGGCTATCTCGGCTACGCCCTCGTGCCCTATGCCTGGTTCGGCATGATCGTCATCGTGATCACCGCGCTGCAGGCGCTGGTCCAGCCGTCGATCACCGCGCTGATGTCGCAGCGCGCGCCCGCCGACGCGCAGGGCGAGATGCAGGGCTTCATCGGCAGCCTCAACGCGGTCGGCGCGATCGCGGCGCCGCTGCTGCTCAACCCCGCGCTCGCCTGGTTCACCGGCCCCGACGCGCCGGTCCATTTCCCCGGCGCGGCCTTCGTCATCGCCTCGGCCTTCGCCTTCGCCGCGCTCCTGTCGCTGGCGATGACGCGGCGGATACGCGACGACGCGGCGGTGGATCAGATGCCGTCGGCGACCGGGGCGTAG
- a CDS encoding membrane-like protein, with amino-acid sequence MTRIIIAYFATLVVFAIVDAVWLTQVGPSLYRPIIGAILAPEPRMAPAIVFYALYIAGLIVFAVHPALVAGAWRTALVKGALFGFFAYATYDLTNQATLSVWSTRITLADMAWGTFVSAVGSTGGFLLTRLATKG; translated from the coding sequence ATGACCCGCATCATCATCGCCTATTTTGCGACGCTCGTCGTCTTCGCGATCGTCGACGCCGTCTGGCTGACCCAGGTCGGCCCTTCGCTCTACCGACCGATCATCGGCGCGATCCTGGCGCCCGAACCGCGTATGGCGCCGGCGATCGTCTTCTATGCGCTCTACATCGCCGGCCTGATCGTCTTCGCGGTCCACCCGGCGCTGGTCGCGGGCGCGTGGCGGACGGCGCTGGTCAAGGGCGCGCTGTTCGGTTTCTTCGCCTATGCGACCTACGACCTGACCAACCAGGCGACCCTGTCGGTCTGGTCGACCCGGATCACCCTGGCGGACATGGCGTGGGGCACCTTCGTCTCCGCGGTCGGATCGACCGGCGGCTTCCTGCTCACCCGGCTGGCGACGAAGGGCTGA
- a CDS encoding glutathione-dependent formaldehyde-activating, GFA (PFAM: glutathione-dependent formaldehyde-activating, GFA): MKVEGGCHCGLVRFEAEVGEEPLEILDCNCSICSMTGYLHLIVPDSRFRLIEGQRETTTYRFGSGKARHIFCGQCGIKSFYRPRSHPEGISISLRCIDGWEELNVAITPFEGRDWGRGENVPGD, translated from the coding sequence GTGAAGGTCGAGGGCGGCTGCCATTGCGGGCTGGTGCGGTTCGAGGCCGAGGTCGGCGAGGAGCCGCTCGAGATACTCGACTGCAACTGCTCGATCTGTTCGATGACGGGCTATCTGCACCTGATCGTGCCCGACAGCCGCTTCCGCCTGATCGAAGGCCAGCGCGAGACGACCACCTATCGCTTCGGATCGGGCAAGGCGCGCCACATCTTCTGCGGGCAATGCGGGATCAAGAGCTTCTACCGGCCGCGCTCGCACCCCGAGGGGATCAGCATCTCGCTGCGCTGCATCGACGGCTGGGAGGAGCTGAACGTCGCGATCACCCCCTTCGAGGGCCGCGACTGGGGCAGGGGGGAGAATGTGCCGGGTGACTGA
- a CDS encoding Chloride channel, core (PFAM: CBS domain containing protein; Chloride channel, core) has product MRRSLRSLLLPLALRQRRRLRESEAAFILLATIVGLAAGLLTNVQQALAHGLQQLFYGVTINRLSALGSIHHPWKLLALPIGGLLLILLSRLVRRRSRPLVDVVEANALHGGRIPPADNLVIAAQTIISNGAGASVGLEAAYAQVGGGVASMLGQWLKLRRGDLRTLVGAGAGAAVGAAFGAPLTGAFYAFEIVIGNYTPAAIAPVMGAALAAAFVTRALGVEPYLLVSSAERTVTSVDYLLFALLGLLCAGLGILVMRLVTSTERRVQGWKILDGWRPLVGGLILMPIALMSPQSLSAGHGALHLNLLLHPATTFLVVVLVLKIAASVISLSFGFRGGLFFASLFLGSLVGQIYAQLLALGPLGPMVDVTDAALVGMAALSVAIVGGPMTLSILVLETTRDFGLMGVVLTASLVSSAFTREMFGYSFSTWRLHLRGAGVRGPRDVGWALDLNAGRLMRRDWVPVQADMTIAEFRMRIPLGSTSRAVMVDADGHYGGIVPTAAAYRSDLDQATRIDALATLGDATLQPTSGIEAILDRFDAAGADELAVVDPEGRVVGVVTERYARRRYLEEAETVRREAFRED; this is encoded by the coding sequence ATGCGCCGTTCGTTGAGGTCGCTCTTGTTGCCCCTCGCGCTCCGCCAGCGACGGCGGCTGCGCGAGAGCGAGGCGGCCTTCATCCTGCTCGCGACGATCGTCGGCCTGGCGGCCGGGCTGCTGACCAATGTCCAGCAGGCGCTGGCCCATGGCTTGCAGCAGCTCTTCTACGGCGTCACGATCAACCGGCTCAGCGCGCTGGGATCGATCCACCACCCATGGAAGCTGCTGGCCCTGCCGATCGGCGGGCTGTTGCTCATCCTCCTGTCGCGGCTGGTGCGGCGGCGCAGCAGGCCGCTGGTCGACGTCGTCGAGGCCAATGCGCTGCACGGCGGGCGGATTCCGCCGGCGGACAATCTCGTCATCGCCGCGCAGACGATCATCTCCAACGGCGCGGGGGCGTCGGTCGGGCTGGAGGCCGCCTATGCGCAGGTCGGCGGCGGCGTCGCCTCGATGCTCGGCCAATGGCTCAAGCTGCGGCGCGGCGACCTGAGGACGCTGGTCGGCGCCGGGGCGGGGGCGGCGGTGGGCGCGGCGTTCGGCGCCCCGCTGACCGGCGCCTTCTATGCGTTCGAGATCGTCATCGGCAATTACACGCCGGCCGCGATCGCGCCGGTGATGGGCGCTGCGCTGGCGGCGGCGTTCGTCACCCGCGCGCTCGGTGTCGAGCCCTATCTCCTCGTGTCGAGCGCCGAGCGGACGGTGACCAGCGTCGACTATCTGCTGTTCGCGCTGCTCGGCCTGTTGTGCGCCGGCCTCGGCATCCTGGTGATGCGGCTCGTCACCTCCACGGAGCGCCGGGTGCAGGGCTGGAAGATATTGGACGGCTGGCGGCCGCTGGTCGGTGGCCTGATCCTGATGCCGATCGCGCTGATGTCGCCGCAATCGCTGTCCGCCGGACATGGGGCGTTGCATCTCAACCTGCTGCTGCATCCCGCGACGACCTTCCTCGTCGTCGTCCTGGTGCTGAAGATCGCGGCCTCGGTCATCTCGCTCAGCTTCGGCTTCCGGGGAGGCCTGTTCTTCGCCTCGCTCTTCCTCGGTTCGCTGGTCGGGCAGATCTATGCGCAGTTGCTCGCCCTCGGCCCGCTGGGGCCGATGGTCGACGTCACCGACGCGGCGCTGGTGGGGATGGCGGCGCTGAGCGTGGCGATCGTCGGCGGGCCGATGACCCTGTCGATCCTGGTGCTGGAGACGACCCGCGATTTCGGCCTGATGGGCGTGGTGCTGACCGCGTCGCTGGTGTCGAGCGCCTTCACGCGCGAGATGTTCGGCTATTCCTTCTCGACATGGCGGCTGCACCTGCGCGGCGCCGGAGTGCGCGGGCCGCGCGACGTCGGCTGGGCGCTCGATCTCAACGCAGGCCGGCTGATGCGGCGCGACTGGGTGCCGGTGCAGGCCGACATGACGATCGCCGAGTTCCGCATGCGCATCCCGCTGGGGTCGACCAGCCGCGCGGTGATGGTCGACGCCGACGGCCATTATGGCGGGATCGTCCCGACCGCTGCCGCCTACCGGTCCGATCTCGACCAGGCCACGCGGATCGACGCGCTGGCGACGCTCGGCGACGCGACGCTCCAGCCGACGAGCGGCATCGAGGCGATCCTCGACCGGTTCGACGCTGCCGGAGCCGACGAGCTGGCGGTCGTGGACCCGGAAGGCCGGGTGGTCGGCGTCGTCACCGAACGCTATGCCCGGCGCCGCTATCTCGAGGAGGCGGAGACGGTCCGGCGGGAGGCGTTCCGCGAGGATTGA
- a CDS encoding Taurine catabolism dioxygenase TauD/TfdA (PFAM: Taurine catabolism dioxygenase TauD/TfdA), whose amino-acid sequence MGYSVETLREGLGFGKQVVGLARQDIDREAVRAELRDHWIRDGLVVFRGSEVTPEFQIALSRVFGELEVHPIPELRSADHPELITLVSDKDKEGLFEVDGVESVAFLPWHSDLIFVDSINHGGLLTAKTIASWGGQTGFIDQVQAYELLPETLKAEIEGLEIVYQLCVNPGGSRYGTRSRVRTILTGDFEKSVGPRLDADYPPVVHPVVFVQPDTGRKVLNVSPFGALHILGHDDEAGHALLGRLVDHLTACPAYFHQWQPSEMLLWDNWRMAHCVTGAAPNEVRIMERTTIMGDYGLGRRLHGRKAA is encoded by the coding sequence ATGGGCTATTCGGTGGAGACGCTCCGGGAGGGGCTGGGGTTCGGCAAGCAGGTCGTCGGCCTCGCCCGACAGGACATCGATCGGGAAGCGGTGCGCGCCGAACTGCGCGACCACTGGATCCGGGACGGCCTCGTCGTCTTTCGCGGCAGCGAGGTCACGCCCGAATTCCAGATCGCGCTGAGCCGGGTGTTCGGCGAGCTGGAGGTCCATCCGATCCCCGAGCTGCGATCCGCCGACCATCCCGAGCTGATCACCCTCGTCTCCGACAAGGACAAGGAAGGGCTGTTCGAGGTCGACGGCGTCGAATCGGTCGCCTTCCTGCCCTGGCATTCCGACCTGATCTTCGTCGACAGCATCAACCATGGCGGGCTGCTGACCGCGAAGACGATCGCGAGCTGGGGCGGGCAGACCGGCTTCATCGACCAGGTCCAGGCCTATGAGCTGCTGCCCGAGACGCTGAAGGCGGAGATCGAGGGGCTGGAGATCGTCTACCAGCTCTGCGTCAATCCCGGCGGATCGCGCTACGGGACCAGGAGCCGGGTGCGCACCATCCTGACCGGCGATTTCGAGAAATCGGTGGGGCCGCGCCTCGACGCCGATTATCCGCCGGTCGTCCATCCGGTCGTGTTCGTCCAGCCGGATACCGGCCGCAAAGTGCTCAACGTCTCGCCGTTCGGCGCCCTGCATATCCTGGGCCATGACGATGAGGCCGGCCATGCGCTGCTCGGCCGCCTGGTCGATCACCTGACCGCCTGCCCCGCCTATTTCCACCAATGGCAGCCGTCGGAGATGCTGCTGTGGGACAATTGGCGGATGGCGCATTGCGTCACCGGCGCGGCCCCCAACGAGGTGCGGATCATGGAGCGCACGACGATCATGGGCGATTACGGACTCGGCCGCCGCCTGCACGGACGGAAGGCGGCCTGA